From the uncultured Desulfovibrio sp. genome, one window contains:
- a CDS encoding lytic transglycosylase domain-containing protein, translating to MARLCFLAVVCCLLLAGGCASRQGSDSGGGLSMSVPEEDTSPPLTASETAALNTTGQVDKNIPESAMADVTRQYKYFLRKGRPTMSASSKRAEQFLAYAKRVFRSRGMPEDLAYLAIVESGYRSEVRSPAGAAGAWQFMPYTGQKYGLNQDWWTDERLDPFKSTEAAADYLQKLYGDFGDWPTAIAAYNAGEGKIGRAKQGTGGRDFFEIKSRNHMLDDKAQLRDETKQYVPRYLAVTKIMRNLPQLGFDPIHPDNAPGVLRLTAKPGTDLAGVARACRMDMDEFSAFNRHHKRPMTDTSRSTYIYVPASRERAAQAFLSSSQCAPYAGWAPSTVASSADSWDKISRRCGVPVASLRAANPGNPYLKAGETVLVPRSVNMSAQAVAALDAKPAKGQAKAGKSGNEAASREPQGSSARVVVANDGPKHTLRADETLTSVARKYGVSVQDLQQSNGISDPHKVHAGAVLRIPAQGGGQSSGQAVPAVGRPVAAGPDGRLGKDRDKDKPAKAAKTSKTTYTVQANDTLWKIARTYNVSVDDLKRWNSVDEKNLRTGARLVVEQ from the coding sequence ATGGCAAGACTGTGCTTTTTGGCTGTTGTCTGCTGTCTGCTGCTTGCCGGGGGCTGCGCCTCACGGCAAGGTAGCGATTCCGGAGGTGGATTGTCGATGTCTGTGCCGGAAGAAGACACTTCCCCGCCGTTGACTGCCAGTGAAACCGCCGCCCTCAACACTACCGGGCAGGTGGACAAAAACATCCCCGAAAGCGCTATGGCGGACGTAACGCGCCAGTACAAATACTTTTTGCGCAAGGGCCGCCCCACCATGAGCGCATCATCAAAAAGGGCGGAGCAGTTTCTTGCCTATGCCAAGCGCGTGTTCCGCTCTCGGGGCATGCCGGAAGATCTGGCCTATCTTGCCATTGTGGAAAGCGGCTATCGTAGCGAGGTGCGCTCGCCTGCCGGGGCAGCCGGAGCATGGCAGTTCATGCCCTATACCGGGCAAAAGTATGGTCTGAATCAGGACTGGTGGACGGACGAGCGGCTTGATCCCTTCAAATCCACCGAGGCAGCGGCGGACTATCTGCAAAAACTCTATGGCGACTTTGGCGACTGGCCCACGGCCATCGCGGCCTATAACGCCGGGGAAGGCAAGATTGGCCGCGCCAAGCAGGGCACGGGCGGGCGTGACTTTTTTGAAATCAAGTCGCGTAACCATATGCTGGACGACAAGGCGCAGCTGCGCGATGAAACCAAGCAGTATGTGCCGCGCTATCTGGCTGTGACCAAGATCATGCGCAACCTTCCCCAGCTTGGCTTTGATCCCATACATCCCGACAATGCACCGGGGGTGCTGCGCCTGACCGCAAAGCCCGGCACGGATCTGGCGGGCGTGGCCCGCGCCTGCCGCATGGATATGGACGAGTTTTCGGCATTCAACCGGCATCACAAGCGCCCCATGACCGACACCAGCCGCTCTACATATATATATGTACCGGCAAGCCGGGAACGGGCGGCTCAGGCATTTCTGTCTTCATCCCAGTGCGCGCCCTATGCGGGTTGGGCTCCCAGCACGGTGGCTTCCAGCGCCGACTCATGGGATAAAATCAGCCGTCGATGCGGTGTGCCTGTGGCTTCGCTGCGGGCTGCCAATCCAGGCAATCCCTATTTGAAAGCTGGCGAAACGGTGCTGGTCCCGCGTTCGGTGAACATGTCTGCCCAAGCCGTGGCGGCTCTGGATGCAAAACCGGCCAAGGGGCAGGCCAAGGCGGGCAAGTCCGGCAATGAGGCTGCCAGCCGGGAACCGCAGGGATCCTCTGCACGGGTGGTTGTCGCCAATGATGGGCCAAAGCATACCCTGCGGGCGGATGAAACACTCACCTCTGTGGCCCGCAAATATGGTGTGAGCGTACAGGATCTCCAGCAGAGCAATGGTATTTCTGATCCGCACAAGGTGCATGCAGGCGCTGTGCTGCGCATCCCGGCCCAGGGCGGCGGTCAAAGCAGCGGACAGGCTGTGCCCGCAGTTGGGCGGCCGGTGGCTGCCGGGCCTGATGGGCGTCTCGGCAAGGATCGGGATAAGGACAAGCCTGCCAAAGCAGCCAAAACCAGCAAAACTACCTATACCGTACAGGCCAACGATACCTTGTGGAAGATCGCCCGCACCTACAATGTGAGTGTGGATGACCTGAAGCGCTGGAACAGCGTGGACGAAAAGAACCTGCGCACTGGCGCACGTCTGGTTGTGGAGCAGTAG
- a CDS encoding RNA methyltransferase produces the protein MHNETEQAPLLPGLKPVLELLASEPQRIDCVFCKKGLRGPDAQEVLNLCRQHNVRFSLVDQVALDRLCRGAGGQTTQGRQGRDGVSHQGVVARLAATGFTELADLLAAAGDAPLPLIVALDQVQDPGNVGTICRTLYALGGAGIILPQHNSAYLGPAARRAAAGALEKLPVTRVTNLGHALDSAEEAGLTIYGAGGDGPSSLNAFDEPMQLPAVLVLGNEDKGLRPGVAKRCAHMLRIPLARTFDSLNVAQAGAVLLGLAAAHRAKDSAP, from the coding sequence ATGCATAATGAAACTGAACAAGCCCCGCTGCTGCCGGGCCTCAAGCCTGTGCTGGAACTGCTTGCCAGCGAGCCCCAGCGCATCGACTGCGTCTTCTGCAAAAAAGGCCTGCGTGGCCCCGATGCGCAGGAAGTGCTGAACCTTTGCCGTCAGCACAACGTGCGCTTCAGCCTGGTAGACCAGGTGGCCCTTGACCGCCTTTGCCGTGGCGCTGGCGGTCAAACTACCCAGGGGCGTCAAGGCCGTGACGGCGTTTCCCATCAAGGCGTTGTGGCCCGTCTGGCCGCCACTGGCTTTACCGAACTTGCCGACCTGCTGGCCGCGGCGGGCGATGCCCCCCTGCCCCTCATTGTAGCCCTTGACCAGGTACAAGACCCCGGCAACGTAGGCACAATCTGCCGCACCCTGTATGCACTGGGCGGCGCGGGCATTATTCTGCCCCAGCACAACAGCGCCTACCTTGGCCCTGCAGCCCGCAGGGCCGCAGCGGGCGCACTGGAAAAGCTACCCGTGACCCGCGTTACCAACCTGGGCCACGCCCTGGACAGCGCCGAAGAAGCTGGCTTGACCATTTACGGCGCGGGCGGTGATGGCCCATCAAGCCTCAATGCCTTTGATGAACCCATGCAGTTGCCTGCCGTGCTGGTTCTGGGCAATGAGGACAAAGGCCTGCGGCCCGGCGTCGCCAAACGATGCGCGCACATGCTGCGCATTCCGCTTGCCCGTACCTTTGACTCACTCAATGTGGCGCAAGCCGGTGCCGTACTGCTGGGCCTTGCCGCAGCACACAGGGCGAAAGATTCTGCACCGTAG
- the fliQ gene encoding flagellar biosynthesis protein FliQ yields the protein MSPDFVIGFGRQAIELCLMMSLPMLGVGLGVGVVVSIIQAATQIQEMTLTFIPKIVCMFLALLLALPWLMERMITFTRDVFINIPTYIR from the coding sequence ATGTCCCCAGATTTCGTCATCGGTTTCGGCCGGCAGGCCATTGAACTTTGCTTGATGATGTCCTTGCCCATGCTTGGTGTGGGCCTTGGTGTGGGTGTGGTTGTGAGCATTATCCAGGCGGCAACCCAGATTCAGGAAATGACGCTGACCTTTATCCCCAAAATCGTGTGCATGTTTCTGGCTCTGCTGTTGGCCCTGCCCTGGCTCATGGAGCGCATGATTACCTTTACCCGTGACGTATTCATCAATATCCCCACTTATATCCGGTAA
- the fliP gene encoding flagellar type III secretion system pore protein FliP (The bacterial flagellar biogenesis protein FliP forms a type III secretion system (T3SS)-type pore required for flagellar assembly.): protein MPVLALAAQDLAMPTMQLTLAGGAQSPEKVSVLLEILFLLTVLSVAPAIMLTVTSFTRIIIVFSFLRQAMGVQQLPPTQILASLAIFMTVVIMYPVGKQINDNALQPYLAEQIDYKVALDRAQAPLRTFMFKHTREKDLSVFYSISKMEAPRSKEEVPTMLLAAAYVISELKTAFTIGFLIYIPFLVLDMVISSVLLAMGMMMLPPMMVSMPFKLLLFVMVDGWNLLVGSLVNSFLL, encoded by the coding sequence ATGCCGGTTCTGGCCCTTGCGGCTCAGGATCTGGCCATGCCCACAATGCAGCTCACCCTGGCCGGTGGGGCGCAATCACCGGAAAAGGTCTCGGTGCTGCTGGAAATTCTCTTCCTGCTCACCGTGCTTTCCGTTGCCCCGGCCATCATGCTCACGGTCACCAGTTTTACCCGCATCATCATTGTTTTCAGCTTTCTGCGGCAGGCCATGGGCGTGCAGCAGTTGCCTCCCACCCAGATTCTTGCCAGCCTTGCCATTTTTATGACGGTGGTCATCATGTATCCCGTGGGCAAGCAGATCAATGATAACGCCCTGCAACCCTATCTGGCCGAGCAGATCGACTACAAGGTGGCGCTCGACAGGGCGCAGGCCCCTTTGCGCACCTTTATGTTCAAGCATACGCGCGAAAAAGATCTCTCTGTCTTTTACTCCATCAGCAAGATGGAAGCGCCGCGCAGCAAGGAGGAAGTGCCCACCATGCTGCTGGCCGCTGCCTATGTCATCAGCGAGCTTAAAACCGCCTTTACCATCGGCTTTCTCATCTACATTCCTTTTCTGGTGCTGGATATGGTCATCTCCAGCGTACTGCTGGCCATGGGCATGATGATGCTGCCCCCCATGATGGTGTCCATGCCCTTCAAACTACTGCTCTTTGTCATGGTGGACGGCTGGAATCTGCTGGTCGGCTCGTTGGTGAACAGCTTTCTGCTCTGA
- the fliO gene encoding flagellar biosynthetic protein FliO: protein MASLPILLAAAEGGLSGSAVRGVVTSGAQGSAAAVPPGLEQTVAAAAEQMLHGLDMAAQAAQSVGIATEQAAASLAEPASTLGQSSFSWGSYIQAVGILFLLVAVLWLAVWLARRFGKFNFLPRPGALPRDALVMEAQLPLGPRKGLMVVRFLNRRLLLGVTDQQITLLTEEQAQHEPENADFKQIMEEARRGAGGS, encoded by the coding sequence TTGGCTAGCCTGCCCATACTGCTGGCCGCCGCCGAAGGCGGCCTTTCGGGCAGCGCCGTGCGCGGCGTGGTCACTTCTGGCGCGCAAGGGTCTGCGGCAGCGGTGCCGCCGGGGCTGGAACAGACAGTGGCTGCCGCAGCCGAGCAGATGCTGCACGGGCTGGACATGGCCGCGCAGGCCGCGCAGAGCGTGGGCATTGCTACGGAGCAGGCCGCTGCCTCGCTGGCGGAACCGGCTTCAACGCTTGGGCAGTCGTCCTTTTCGTGGGGCAGCTACATACAGGCCGTGGGCATTCTATTTTTGCTGGTGGCCGTGCTGTGGCTGGCCGTATGGCTGGCGCGCCGTTTCGGCAAGTTCAATTTTCTGCCGCGTCCGGGGGCGCTTCCGCGCGATGCCCTGGTCATGGAGGCCCAGCTTCCGCTTGGGCCGCGTAAAGGCTTGATGGTGGTACGCTTCTTGAATAGAAGGTTGCTGCTGGGCGTCACCGACCAGCAGATTACCCTTTTGACAGAGGAGCAGGCACAGCATGAGCCAGAGAACGCCGATTTCAAACAGATCATGGAAGAAGCCCGTCGCGGCGCTGGCGGCAGCTAG
- the fliN gene encoding flagellar motor switch protein FliN codes for MSQEDQEALAAQWAAQLEDEANAAEPAAPAAPAAPAADAAPGGAAGSGLDEEALAAQWAESLAQDEEDKGPTSFGGAGAGLGGHPVDAHFQDMTEMARQPKDNKLKRELDFILDIPLDVSAELGRTRLLINELLQLGQGSVVELNKLAGEPLEVFVNGKLVARGEAVVINEKFGVRLTDIISPIERVKQLG; via the coding sequence ATGTCGCAGGAAGATCAGGAAGCCTTGGCGGCCCAGTGGGCCGCGCAACTGGAAGATGAAGCCAATGCGGCAGAACCTGCTGCGCCTGCTGCACCCGCTGCGCCTGCTGCTGATGCTGCGCCTGGTGGTGCGGCTGGCAGCGGTTTGGATGAAGAAGCTCTGGCGGCTCAGTGGGCTGAATCGCTGGCCCAGGATGAGGAAGACAAAGGTCCGACCTCCTTTGGCGGTGCAGGTGCAGGGCTTGGCGGTCATCCGGTAGACGCCCATTTTCAGGACATGACTGAAATGGCCCGCCAGCCCAAGGACAACAAGCTCAAGCGGGAGCTGGATTTTATTCTGGATATTCCGCTGGATGTGTCTGCCGAACTTGGGCGCACCCGTCTGCTTATCAACGAACTGTTGCAACTTGGTCAGGGTTCTGTGGTGGAACTGAACAAGCTGGCTGGTGAACCGCTGGAAGTATTTGTGAACGGCAAGCTGGTGGCGCGCGGCGAGGCCGTGGTCATCAACGAAAAGTTTGGCGTACGCCTTACCGACATCATCAGCCCCATTGAAAGGGTGAAGCAGCTTGGCTAG
- the fliL gene encoding flagellar basal body-associated protein FliL, protein MAAKEKESKALPEGQAENPKKGSKAKRIVIILAILLITLSGAGIGGYWWFFIRTPSSASSAPAEAASADAAGKGAAGQTGAGGSGGAGGASGHAGAGGSGGAGGAGDGRIERQGDLPRSGGQVLPLPPITVNISDPSGRRYLKLGMEVEVNADVAAALQANNPRIRDAIIMLLAGKTFNDISTPDGKVLLKAEVAARLNQILGAQRVIRVYFTDFVVE, encoded by the coding sequence ATGGCGGCCAAAGAAAAAGAATCAAAGGCCCTGCCGGAAGGGCAGGCTGAAAACCCCAAGAAGGGCTCCAAGGCCAAGCGCATCGTCATTATTTTGGCGATCTTGCTTATCACGCTGAGCGGCGCTGGCATTGGCGGCTATTGGTGGTTTTTCATCCGCACGCCGTCTTCGGCAAGTTCTGCGCCTGCTGAAGCTGCATCTGCGGATGCCGCAGGCAAGGGCGCGGCGGGCCAGACAGGCGCAGGCGGTTCTGGCGGCGCAGGCGGCGCATCCGGTCATGCCGGGGCGGGCGGTTCTGGCGGCGCGGGAGGCGCGGGTGACGGGCGCATTGAACGGCAGGGCGATCTGCCGCGCAGCGGCGGGCAGGTCTTGCCTCTGCCGCCCATAACCGTGAACATTTCCGACCCCTCGGGGCGGCGGTATCTCAAGCTGGGGATGGAGGTCGAGGTCAATGCGGACGTTGCCGCTGCATTGCAGGCCAACAATCCGCGTATCCGCGATGCCATCATCATGCTGCTGGCGGGCAAGACGTTTAACGATATCTCCACGCCTGACGGCAAGGTGCTGTTGAAGGCGGAGGTGGCCGCGCGGCTGAACCAGATTCTGGGCGCGCAAAGGGTCATACGCGTGTATTTTACCGATTTTGTTGTGGAATAG
- a CDS encoding YggS family pyridoxal phosphate-dependent enzyme, which yields MGDTLLLERYARVLDRIDAACASAGRPRESVRLIAVSKLHPAESLAHVAAAGQIDFGENYVQEALQKRQDLSADPATAAQCAGIRWHMIGHVQSRKAPLVAGAFNLVHTLDSRKLADAFERRLAEGGARQPVLFEVNVGGESQKSGVMSADLPELADYVLEHCPHLEVQGLMCLPPVFDAGEAARPYFARLRELRDTLSTRLGLPMPELSMGMSGDFEGAVAEGATMVRIGTDIFGPRPAKV from the coding sequence ATGGGCGATACATTGTTGCTCGAACGCTATGCGCGGGTGCTCGACCGCATTGACGCGGCCTGCGCATCGGCTGGCCGCCCCCGCGAAAGCGTGAGGCTTATTGCCGTTTCAAAACTGCATCCGGCGGAATCCCTGGCCCATGTGGCCGCCGCCGGGCAGATTGATTTTGGCGAAAACTACGTTCAGGAAGCCCTGCAGAAAAGGCAAGACCTGAGCGCAGACCCGGCCACAGCAGCGCAGTGCGCCGGGATCCGCTGGCATATGATCGGTCATGTGCAAAGCCGCAAGGCCCCGCTGGTGGCTGGGGCTTTCAATCTCGTGCATACCCTTGATTCCCGCAAGCTTGCGGACGCTTTTGAACGGCGTCTGGCGGAGGGCGGAGCGCGTCAGCCCGTGCTGTTTGAGGTAAATGTTGGGGGCGAATCGCAAAAATCCGGTGTGATGTCTGCAGATTTGCCGGAATTGGCCGATTATGTTCTTGAGCATTGCCCGCACCTTGAGGTGCAGGGCCTCATGTGTCTGCCCCCGGTTTTTGACGCGGGCGAGGCAGCGCGGCCCTATTTTGCAAGGCTGCGTGAATTGCGCGACACCTTGAGCACCCGCCTTGGCCTGCCCATGCCCGAGCTTTCCATGGGTATGAGCGGCGATTTTGAAGGCGCGGTGGCCGAAGGGGCCACCATGGTGCGCATAGGTACGGATATTTTCGGGCCGCGTCCTGCCAAGGTGTGA
- the era gene encoding GTPase Era: MSDQNYRCGWVALMGPPNAGKSTLLNALLGQKVTIVTPKPQTTRNQIVGILTDEKAQVIFMDTPGLAQVRGRLSKTMLQAVWQSLAQAEVIMPVLDAHLYIRHPEFLERDLEPLSRALSNDDRPMVVVVNKVDLFSDKSRMLPLLTRLSEMWPKAEIFPTSALNRDGLPDLAKLIRSKLPVAQAQFPEDQISTAPMRFMTAEIVREKLFLHLRQEVPYSVAVDVESWEEDEERGQTVIHAVIYVGRPMHKAMVIGRAGASIKQIGIEARKEIQDLVGGKVHLELWVKVREHWTEDAAFLREMGLMAE; this comes from the coding sequence ATGTCGGATCAGAACTATCGTTGCGGCTGGGTCGCTCTTATGGGGCCGCCCAACGCGGGCAAATCCACCCTGCTGAACGCCTTGCTGGGCCAGAAGGTGACCATCGTCACCCCCAAGCCGCAGACCACGCGCAATCAGATTGTGGGCATCCTTACGGACGAGAAAGCCCAGGTTATTTTTATGGATACGCCGGGCCTTGCCCAGGTGCGCGGCCGGCTGAGCAAAACCATGCTCCAGGCCGTGTGGCAGAGCCTTGCCCAGGCCGAAGTCATCATGCCCGTGCTTGACGCCCACCTGTACATCCGCCATCCGGAATTTCTGGAACGCGACCTTGAGCCGCTGTCCAGGGCGCTTTCCAACGATGATCGGCCCATGGTTGTGGTGGTCAACAAGGTGGATCTATTCTCGGACAAAAGCCGCATGCTGCCGCTTTTGACCCGCCTGAGCGAAATGTGGCCCAAGGCGGAAATTTTCCCCACCTCGGCCCTGAACCGGGACGGCCTGCCGGATCTGGCAAAACTTATCCGTTCCAAGCTGCCCGTTGCTCAGGCCCAGTTCCCCGAAGACCAGATTTCCACGGCCCCCATGCGTTTTATGACTGCGGAAATCGTGCGCGAAAAGCTGTTCCTGCATCTGCGTCAGGAGGTGCCCTATTCCGTGGCAGTGGACGTGGAAAGCTGGGAGGAAGACGAAGAACGCGGCCAGACTGTGATCCACGCGGTCATCTACGTGGGGCGGCCCATGCACAAGGCTATGGTTATTGGCCGTGCGGGCGCATCCATCAAGCAGATAGGCATTGAGGCCCGCAAGGAAATTCAGGACCTGGTGGGCGGCAAGGTGCATCTGGAGCTTTGGGTCAAGGTGCGCGAGCACTGGACTGAAGACGCCGCCTTCCTGCGCGAGATGGGCCTGATGGCGGAGTAG